Proteins encoded together in one Flavobacteriales bacterium window:
- a CDS encoding SpoIIE family protein phosphatase: MNSVGEKLLIPSKATKNWFEEAWTLVSSLGVKESDSPYLSRKIVLTNQVAIIIFTIALLLTTGFLAIDSPQATINWFLLLLIAVWAVPFLNFLGNRILSRHVLSTALPLFSVLFVAHIRSIAPESVHEASFYIPRYFQIALSFIPVILFGFEERKHLFISFTFNVLVLLFYNQIMDAMGAGLGVAEPIIKDPFFVSVSSVLGLMIVSTGYFFLNKMNSEYEVQIESLLHKTEQQNRSMQDAINYAKNIQQVVLPKDNVLAKLKENLFVLYKPLHTVSGDFYMVEESDDHLIFSVIDCTGHGVPGAFMSILASSSLQRSIDLVGYKHPEVILNNANRLFHEDLSRSGNPDIQDGMDMVLCSFDKRTNELQLAGANLSVHVVTEGGIAEYRTDKGGISMGSPTRNFKTTSVKLEQGNLVYISSDGYYDQFGGDRDKRLGKRSFREKLETISHLPMTEQHEVLLAFFEEWKGSSFQVDDVCLIGFKC; this comes from the coding sequence GTGAATAGCGTTGGCGAGAAATTATTAATACCATCAAAAGCTACCAAAAATTGGTTTGAAGAGGCTTGGACACTTGTTTCATCGCTTGGCGTAAAGGAATCGGATTCTCCTTATTTATCGAGAAAGATCGTGCTTACCAATCAGGTAGCGATCATCATTTTTACCATTGCCTTACTTCTAACTACAGGCTTTTTAGCCATTGACTCGCCACAAGCAACCATTAACTGGTTCTTGCTTTTACTGATTGCAGTTTGGGCGGTTCCGTTCTTGAATTTCCTTGGCAACAGAATCCTTTCAAGGCATGTGCTTAGTACGGCACTACCGTTATTCTCAGTCCTATTTGTAGCTCATATTCGTTCCATTGCTCCAGAGTCAGTGCATGAAGCAAGCTTTTACATCCCTCGCTATTTTCAGATAGCACTTAGCTTCATTCCTGTCATCCTTTTTGGTTTTGAAGAAAGGAAACACCTGTTCATCTCGTTCACATTTAACGTACTAGTACTTCTCTTTTACAACCAGATAATGGATGCGATGGGTGCAGGGCTAGGCGTGGCAGAACCGATTATCAAGGACCCGTTCTTTGTAAGCGTATCTTCTGTTCTTGGTTTGATGATCGTTAGCACCGGATACTTTTTCTTGAACAAGATGAACAGCGAATATGAAGTTCAGATAGAAAGTCTGTTGCATAAAACTGAGCAACAGAATCGTAGCATGCAAGATGCAATCAACTATGCTAAAAACATACAGCAAGTGGTACTGCCAAAAGATAATGTGCTTGCCAAGCTAAAAGAGAACCTGTTTGTGCTTTACAAGCCGCTTCACACAGTATCGGGCGATTTTTACATGGTTGAGGAATCTGATGACCATCTTATTTTTTCCGTCATAGATTGTACAGGACATGGTGTTCCAGGTGCTTTCATGAGCATCTTGGCAAGTTCATCGCTTCAACGGTCTATCGACCTTGTGGGTTATAAGCACCCTGAGGTGATACTGAACAATGCCAATCGTCTGTTTCATGAAGACCTCAGCCGCAGTGGAAATCCAGACATTCAGGATGGAATGGACATGGTTCTCTGCAGTTTTGATAAACGTACGAATGAACTTCAATTGGCAGGAGCAAACCTTTCTGTACATGTAGTAACCGAAGGAGGAATTGCTGAATATCGTACCGATAAAGGAGGAATCAGCATGGGTTCGCCCACACGTAACTTTAAAACCACCAGCGTTAAACTTGAACAGGGGAACCTTGTGTACATCAGTTCCGATGGCTACTACGACCAATTCGGTGGCGATCGGGATAAACGTTTGGGAAAACGCTCATTCAGAGAAAAACTGGAGACTATTTCGCACCTACCGATGACAGAACAACACGAAGTACTACTTGCGTTCTTCGAAGAGTGGAAAGGCAGTAGCTTTCAGGTAGATGACGTCTGTCTGATAGGTTTCAAATGTTGA
- a CDS encoding S8 family peptidase, translating into MKKSLYSLLVVLLMLSSVVTAFSQISSQLQQALTENAGEYHRIRIEFKNNVDCYALNHEFKQQRTPASERSKMVITQLQDQAKTSQADVLELLNGELEDQVSHIQPFWVVNMIVLEASKDAIEKIADIPEVALIDLENSHILPHDPIIREVESHQRTPNGVESGLVAINAPAVWALGYTGRGRMVYDYDTGVWPTHPAFSERFLAHRYPIDQCWYGYFSDVPNGTVSDHGTHTLGTMTGLVEATNDTIGVAFKAYWIANDFVTSTVEALPPLTDMIGAFEWALNPDGDVNTTEDIPDVINNSWRWRDDPDTVQCGGIVVNLMNAIEAAGIANVFSGGNSGPNNTTVNAPQRINTSEVNTFSVGSVNGNSPFPYPISNFSTIGPTQCPSGGNSALEIHPEVVAPGQNVRSAWGTDGFNTISGTSMAAPHVSGAILLLKEAFPYLSGEELLWALYLTAVDLGDPGEDNVYGRGIIDVYAAFQHLAQTNTPVDPLNVAWDLGLKMIEDPNEKGFTCDGTMNPQVSITNLGDSIITSIDFEYNINAGNLQSFTWTGTLLPAQSITVNLPAILTSDYGDLGLSITASISGIPSEYDLYNNKWYHTINRREPVSLPFIEDFEHGFSQNNWFVNNIDGDMTWEPFQTQGLPWNDYSASIQLFKYTPRNNQRDGLISNELVIPNTSDPVWLLFDVAYQKWTSSISSQDTFTVSVSTDCGANFENEVYRKQADELSTADTVQPNFIPTFEWDWRRDSVSLDDFAGQNILLKFQTVNRKGNNLYIDNVKVFTGSTEPASVVDQIKNELKLFPNPTAGLLNIVSTQTFNPKATVRIYSNVGAEISIDSQISSNRIELRTESLSSGIYFIRISDGKLDERLRFVKL; encoded by the coding sequence ATGAAGAAAAGTCTTTACTCGCTTCTTGTTGTTCTATTGATGCTGAGTTCAGTTGTTACTGCATTCAGTCAGATATCTTCACAGCTACAGCAAGCACTCACGGAAAATGCCGGAGAGTATCATCGTATTCGCATTGAATTCAAGAATAATGTGGATTGCTATGCCTTGAATCATGAATTCAAGCAACAGCGGACTCCTGCTTCTGAGCGATCTAAAATGGTGATCACTCAGTTGCAAGATCAAGCGAAAACTTCTCAAGCAGATGTTCTTGAATTATTAAACGGTGAGCTTGAAGATCAAGTCAGTCATATACAGCCTTTTTGGGTTGTGAATATGATTGTTTTGGAAGCCAGCAAAGATGCCATTGAGAAGATTGCGGACATACCTGAAGTGGCATTGATTGATCTGGAAAACTCGCACATACTTCCACACGACCCAATAATTCGGGAAGTAGAATCGCATCAACGAACACCAAATGGTGTTGAGTCAGGTCTTGTTGCCATCAATGCTCCTGCCGTGTGGGCTTTGGGCTATACCGGCCGAGGAAGAATGGTGTACGATTATGACACAGGAGTTTGGCCAACACATCCTGCTTTTTCTGAGCGATTTCTCGCACATCGATATCCTATTGATCAGTGCTGGTACGGCTATTTCAGTGATGTTCCGAACGGAACAGTTAGCGATCATGGCACGCACACCTTGGGCACCATGACAGGCTTGGTTGAAGCAACAAACGACACGATAGGAGTGGCTTTCAAAGCTTATTGGATTGCTAACGATTTCGTGACGTCAACGGTGGAAGCACTTCCTCCTCTTACCGATATGATCGGTGCTTTTGAATGGGCACTTAATCCTGACGGTGATGTAAATACGACAGAAGATATTCCGGACGTGATCAACAACAGTTGGCGCTGGCGCGATGACCCTGACACGGTTCAGTGCGGTGGAATAGTTGTGAATCTGATGAATGCCATTGAGGCGGCCGGAATTGCCAATGTTTTCTCTGGCGGAAATTCAGGGCCAAACAATACAACGGTAAATGCACCGCAACGAATTAACACATCCGAGGTCAATACATTTTCGGTCGGAAGTGTAAATGGAAACAGCCCTTTCCCCTATCCTATCAGCAATTTCTCAACCATTGGTCCAACGCAATGCCCAAGCGGAGGCAATTCAGCACTCGAAATTCATCCCGAAGTGGTAGCTCCTGGGCAAAATGTCCGTTCAGCTTGGGGAACAGATGGATTCAATACAATTTCCGGCACAAGCATGGCTGCGCCTCATGTTTCGGGCGCCATTCTCTTACTGAAAGAAGCATTTCCGTACCTCAGTGGCGAAGAGCTACTTTGGGCATTGTATCTTACTGCCGTTGACCTTGGTGATCCAGGAGAAGATAACGTTTACGGAAGAGGTATCATTGATGTTTATGCTGCATTTCAGCATCTGGCCCAAACAAATACACCAGTAGATCCACTGAATGTAGCTTGGGATCTGGGATTGAAAATGATCGAGGATCCAAACGAAAAGGGATTTACCTGCGATGGTACGATGAATCCGCAAGTTTCCATCACCAATTTGGGCGACAGCATCATTACCTCTATCGATTTTGAATACAACATAAACGCAGGGAATTTGCAATCATTTACATGGACAGGAACACTTTTGCCAGCGCAATCCATTACTGTGAATCTTCCAGCAATTTTAACCTCCGATTATGGTGATCTGGGATTGAGCATTACGGCCAGTATTTCAGGAATTCCCAGCGAGTACGATCTATACAACAACAAGTGGTACCACACCATCAACAGAAGAGAACCTGTATCACTTCCGTTCATAGAAGATTTCGAACACGGATTCTCGCAAAATAATTGGTTCGTCAACAATATTGATGGAGATATGACCTGGGAACCATTTCAAACACAAGGCCTTCCATGGAATGATTATTCCGCTTCAATTCAACTCTTTAAGTATACACCACGCAACAATCAACGTGATGGATTGATCAGCAATGAACTGGTTATTCCAAATACGTCTGATCCAGTTTGGCTTCTATTTGATGTGGCCTATCAGAAATGGACAAGCAGTATCTCATCTCAAGATACGTTTACTGTGAGCGTTTCGACCGATTGCGGAGCAAATTTTGAGAACGAAGTGTACCGTAAACAAGCGGATGAATTGAGCACTGCAGATACGGTTCAACCAAACTTCATACCCACGTTTGAATGGGATTGGAGACGCGATTCGGTGAGTTTGGACGATTTTGCAGGACAGAATATTCTTCTGAAGTTTCAAACGGTCAATCGAAAAGGCAACAACCTTTATATAGATAATGTGAAAGTGTTTACCGGCAGCACAGAGCCAGCATCAGTCGTTGATCAGATCAAGAACGAACTCAAACTTTTTCCAAACCCAACTGCTGGGCTATTGAATATCGTTTCCACTCAAACCTTCAATCCGAAAGCAACGGTGCGCATCTATTCCAATGTAGGCGCGGAAATATCGATTGACAGTCAAATCTCTAGCAACCGAATTGAGCTACGCACGGAATCCTTAAGCAGTGGAATCTATTTTATCCGAATAAGTGACGGAAAGCTGGATGAACGCCTTCGTTTCGTAAAGCTTTAG
- a CDS encoding SPOR domain-containing protein has protein sequence MKSYVLSFCSLWVLTVSSLTVSAQDVKDQAYWDRFDQARLYIAKHNAGRAIKILEELHQQDTLNPNVGYLLGVSLIIVGKDPKRATSLFEMADKNFAELWDNPGVGPPEHLFYYMILAYCRSGACDKAKESLVRLEEAFANNEDFLKSDEYYLFDGRKWANLCKEPTIQLLEVPERLVKHDLRIKTQPHKYSTLSTLYGVQVAALLEPQMTRKFDGLNNVEVYVDMNGVYRYVIGNFNFQSQAEKMLEVVKGVGYADAFVVNITDEERYPLEVVALDQKSPKAQIRGEVNYRIQLAAYRETLPDESARFYLMIDSISEVPLDDLTLLTVGNYKSYGNAIERRDELRLMGFKDAFIVAFNEGRKVSIEDARQYLRAIHD, from the coding sequence GTGAAATCGTATGTTCTGAGCTTTTGTTCGCTGTGGGTGCTGACTGTAAGTTCACTTACTGTGTCTGCGCAGGATGTGAAAGACCAAGCGTATTGGGATCGATTTGACCAGGCACGACTTTACATTGCGAAACATAATGCTGGTCGGGCCATTAAAATTCTCGAAGAACTTCATCAACAAGACACGCTCAATCCGAATGTTGGATATCTATTAGGTGTTTCGTTGATAATTGTAGGAAAAGATCCAAAGAGAGCAACTTCTTTGTTCGAAATGGCTGATAAGAACTTTGCTGAGCTATGGGACAATCCTGGCGTTGGACCACCAGAACATTTGTTCTATTATATGATTTTGGCATATTGTCGAAGTGGAGCATGCGACAAGGCGAAGGAAAGTCTGGTGCGTTTGGAAGAAGCATTTGCGAACAATGAAGACTTCTTGAAGTCGGATGAATACTATTTGTTCGATGGTAGGAAATGGGCCAATCTCTGCAAAGAACCAACTATCCAATTGCTGGAGGTGCCAGAACGATTAGTGAAGCATGACCTTCGGATAAAAACCCAACCGCACAAGTACTCCACTTTATCGACACTTTATGGCGTGCAAGTGGCTGCGCTGCTCGAGCCTCAAATGACCCGCAAGTTTGATGGCTTGAATAACGTGGAAGTTTATGTGGATATGAATGGAGTGTATCGGTACGTGATTGGCAATTTCAATTTCCAGTCTCAAGCCGAGAAAATGTTAGAAGTAGTCAAAGGTGTTGGTTATGCCGATGCGTTTGTTGTGAACATTACGGACGAAGAGCGCTATCCATTGGAAGTAGTTGCATTGGACCAGAAATCGCCAAAGGCGCAAATACGGGGAGAAGTGAATTATCGAATTCAATTGGCCGCATATAGAGAAACGTTGCCAGATGAGTCAGCGAGATTCTACCTGATGATTGATAGTATTTCGGAAGTTCCGCTCGATGACCTCACACTACTAACCGTAGGTAATTATAAGAGCTATGGAAACGCAATTGAACGCAGAGATGAACTTCGTTTGATGGGTTTTAAAGATGCCTTCATCGTGGCCTTCAACGAAGGAAGAAAGGTTTCCATAGAAGATGCACGGCAGTACCTGAGAGCCATTCACGATTAA
- a CDS encoding aminotransferase class I/II-fold pyridoxal phosphate-dependent enzyme, with the protein MDIFERIKNNRGPLGEHAKQAHGYFTFPKLEGEISNKMMFNGRERLVWSLNNYLGLANHPEVRKADADAARDWGMAYPMGARMMSGQTQYHEQLERELADFVMKEDAYLLNFGYQGMVSAIDALVNRHDVIVYDSDSHACILDGVRLHMGKRFVYPHNNIENLEKQLQRATKLANEQGGGVLVITEGVFGMSGVQGSLKEVVELKKKYAFRLFVDDAHGFGTQGKTGAGTGEQQGCQDGIDIYFGTFAKSMASIGGFVAGEADVIDFLRYNMRSQIFAKSLPMPIVIGALKRLELLRKSPELKDKLWTIVNALQEGLKTAGFDIGNTQSCVTPVYLNGTIPEATAMIVDLRENYDIFCSMVVYPVVPKGIILLRLIPTAVHTLEDVKYTIETFGKIRQNLTAGKYNTTTISTTI; encoded by the coding sequence ATGGACATTTTTGAACGCATAAAGAACAACCGCGGCCCGCTAGGAGAGCACGCAAAACAAGCGCACGGATATTTCACTTTCCCTAAACTGGAAGGAGAGATCAGCAACAAAATGATGTTCAACGGTAGAGAACGTCTGGTTTGGAGTTTGAACAATTACCTCGGACTTGCTAATCATCCAGAGGTGCGTAAGGCAGATGCCGATGCTGCACGAGATTGGGGAATGGCCTATCCGATGGGCGCACGCATGATGAGCGGACAGACCCAGTATCACGAACAATTGGAGCGCGAATTGGCCGATTTCGTGATGAAGGAGGATGCCTATCTGCTCAACTTCGGATATCAGGGAATGGTTTCAGCCATTGATGCTCTTGTGAACAGACATGATGTGATCGTGTACGATTCCGATTCGCATGCTTGCATTTTGGATGGTGTTCGACTACATATGGGAAAACGTTTTGTGTATCCACACAACAACATCGAAAATCTTGAGAAACAATTGCAACGTGCCACCAAATTGGCCAACGAGCAAGGAGGTGGTGTATTGGTGATCACCGAAGGTGTGTTCGGTATGAGCGGTGTGCAAGGAAGCCTGAAAGAGGTCGTTGAGTTAAAGAAAAAATATGCCTTCCGACTGTTTGTAGATGATGCACACGGATTTGGGACACAAGGAAAAACAGGTGCTGGAACTGGCGAGCAACAAGGCTGTCAAGATGGTATTGATATCTACTTTGGCACCTTTGCCAAAAGCATGGCCAGTATTGGTGGATTTGTAGCTGGAGAAGCTGACGTGATTGACTTTCTGCGATACAATATGCGTTCGCAGATCTTCGCCAAAAGCTTGCCGATGCCAATTGTGATTGGCGCACTGAAACGCTTAGAACTGCTGCGAAAAAGTCCTGAATTGAAGGACAAACTTTGGACAATCGTAAATGCACTACAGGAAGGATTGAAAACTGCAGGCTTCGATATCGGTAATACGCAATCTTGCGTTACGCCTGTTTACTTGAATGGTACGATACCTGAAGCAACAGCCATGATCGTGGATCTGCGAGAGAATTACGACATCTTCTGCTCCATGGTTGTTTATCCTGTTGTTCCAAAGGGAATCATTTTGTTAAGACTTATTCCTACCGCTGTTCATACCTTGGAGGACGTGAAATACACCATTGAAACCTTCGGTAAGATAAGACAGAACCTCACCGCAGGTAAGTACAACACAACTACCATTTCCACCACTATCTAA
- a CDS encoding universal stress protein, producing the protein MARLKILIPTDFSMLARKAAEYAVSLSANLDAEFILLHCDNVPRPSYSFVNKLDTILRDEAIKTGNELAESIRKSTGINAKITPDFTFGDPIEVLEEYSKAHKIDLIVMGTKGESVIQNKIFGSTASGVLEHISCPTIFVPSSADVNSPENIAFATDLTNLDEEIGELISFAQFFNATIHVVHVYPDMIDPATFDEESTKLQLIADTDYPQITFNAVMDSDIIAGLDQFVASDKPDMIAMFTYKSGILEYLFNTSYTEKMAMHSHTPLLIMRKK; encoded by the coding sequence ATGGCGCGATTAAAGATCTTAATTCCAACCGATTTCTCGATGCTTGCACGCAAGGCAGCAGAATATGCTGTTTCGCTTTCGGCCAATCTTGATGCGGAATTCATCCTATTGCATTGCGATAATGTGCCTCGTCCTTCCTACTCGTTTGTGAACAAGTTGGATACGATTCTTCGCGATGAAGCTATTAAGACAGGCAACGAACTGGCTGAGTCTATCAGAAAGTCTACGGGTATCAATGCCAAAATCACTCCCGATTTTACGTTTGGAGATCCAATCGAAGTATTGGAAGAATACAGCAAAGCCCACAAAATTGATCTGATAGTGATGGGCACCAAAGGCGAATCGGTTATTCAGAACAAGATATTCGGTTCTACCGCATCTGGCGTGTTGGAGCATATTTCATGTCCTACCATTTTTGTGCCTTCGTCTGCTGACGTAAACAGTCCTGAGAATATTGCATTTGCCACCGACCTCACCAATTTGGATGAGGAAATTGGAGAATTGATCTCGTTTGCGCAGTTTTTCAACGCTACCATTCATGTCGTGCATGTTTATCCAGATATGATTGACCCAGCGACCTTTGATGAGGAGAGCACCAAGTTGCAGCTAATTGCAGATACGGACTATCCGCAGATCACCTTCAATGCGGTGATGGATTCAGACATCATTGCCGGATTGGATCAATTCGTTGCCTCCGACAAACCAGATATGATCGCCATGTTCACCTACAAATCAGGAATTCTCGAATACCTGTTCAATACGAGTTACACGGAAAAGATGGCTATGCACAGCCATACGCCATTGCTCATTATGCGTAAAAAGTAA
- a CDS encoding 2Fe-2S iron-sulfur cluster binding domain-containing protein — protein MANFHSLEVVDIKRETAEAVSIKLRIPEELKEEFSFIPGQYVMFKRMINGEELKRSYSISSSPSEGELRVGVKEVADGRFSTYVNQELKVGDTLDTLPPRGRFVVNTDAINKKHFVSFCAGSGVTPIISMMKHVLETEPQSKFTCFYGNRYASTIIYFDEINALKNRFPDRLEVHFVMSKEEMGSDFFRGRIDEEKIRKFSEVLFDPAEVDAFYMCGPEQIIHAAKKVLSEKGVDETRLHFELFGTPNPTAGFALDLVPEDTETVKSRITVVMDGDEFAFDMEPGNMTILDAADKEGLDVPYSCKGGVCCTCLARVKKGEVSMEKNYSLTDKEVASGLVLTCQAHPKSDEVLVDFDDIW, from the coding sequence ATGGCAAATTTTCATTCACTTGAGGTTGTTGACATAAAGCGGGAAACAGCAGAGGCCGTTTCCATCAAACTTCGGATTCCGGAAGAATTGAAGGAAGAATTCAGCTTCATTCCTGGTCAATATGTCATGTTTAAGCGCATGATCAATGGCGAAGAATTGAAACGGTCATACTCCATCAGTTCTTCACCTTCAGAAGGTGAACTTCGAGTTGGGGTGAAAGAAGTGGCAGACGGAAGATTCTCTACCTATGTTAATCAAGAACTGAAAGTAGGCGACACCTTGGATACTTTGCCTCCAAGAGGACGATTTGTGGTGAATACCGATGCCATCAACAAGAAGCATTTCGTGAGTTTTTGCGCTGGCAGTGGTGTCACGCCAATCATTAGTATGATGAAGCACGTTTTGGAAACCGAGCCACAAAGCAAATTCACTTGCTTTTACGGAAATCGCTACGCTTCAACCATCATCTATTTTGATGAGATCAATGCATTGAAGAACCGTTTTCCAGACCGTTTGGAGGTTCATTTTGTGATGAGTAAGGAAGAAATGGGTTCCGATTTTTTCCGAGGAAGAATTGATGAGGAAAAGATCCGCAAGTTCAGCGAAGTGCTTTTCGATCCTGCGGAAGTAGACGCATTTTATATGTGTGGACCAGAGCAGATCATTCACGCAGCTAAAAAAGTACTCAGCGAGAAAGGTGTGGATGAAACGCGCTTGCATTTCGAATTGTTCGGAACACCGAACCCTACCGCTGGCTTTGCCTTGGATCTGGTTCCGGAAGACACCGAAACGGTCAAGAGTCGCATCACGGTTGTGATGGACGGAGACGAATTTGCATTTGATATGGAACCGGGCAACATGACCATTTTGGATGCTGCCGATAAAGAAGGTCTGGACGTTCCTTATTCCTGCAAAGGTGGTGTTTGCTGCACCTGTTTGGCCCGTGTGAAGAAAGGTGAGGTTTCTATGGAAAAGAACTACTCTCTAACCGATAAAGAGGTCGCGTCCGGATTGGTGCTTACCTGTCAGGCTCATCCAAAATCAGATGAGGTGTTGGTAGATTTTGATGATATCTGGTAA
- a CDS encoding KTSC domain-containing protein: protein MKRVTEYRKLFGVEEKATLKELKTNYRNLVKEWHPDKFRENDERAEEAEAVSRKIIDGYHFLVSIAPETREANLEQYNITISETGIADYFHKGLLLEVTFLDGSTYEYFGVPKTVFIKFHNSDKQYRFGRRSIFNSYLYRKSKKTTEAE from the coding sequence ATGAAACGCGTTACTGAATACCGGAAATTATTTGGAGTGGAAGAGAAGGCCACGCTTAAAGAATTGAAAACCAATTACAGAAATCTGGTAAAAGAGTGGCATCCGGACAAGTTCAGGGAAAACGATGAACGCGCGGAAGAAGCCGAAGCGGTGAGCAGAAAGATCATTGATGGTTACCATTTTCTGGTAAGCATTGCACCCGAAACGCGAGAGGCGAATTTGGAACAATACAACATCACTATTTCTGAAACAGGCATTGCAGATTACTTCCATAAAGGTCTGTTGTTGGAGGTGACCTTCTTGGATGGAAGCACTTACGAGTACTTCGGAGTTCCGAAGACAGTCTTCATCAAATTCCATAATTCTGACAAGCAATATCGCTTTGGAAGAAGAAGCATCTTCAACTCATATCTCTACAGAAAGTCTAAGAAAACGACTGAAGCGGAATAG
- a CDS encoding DUF2797 domain-containing protein, with the protein MDNQLSGNLFKMPATFGNPITYRLHLGEDELVLNDLLGKKLSIEFGGRINCVACGRATKKAFGQGFCYPCFSTAPENAECILRPELCEGHLGKGRDPEWELQHHVQPHYVYLALSSGLKVGITRETQIPTRWIDQGASSAIILAKVPHRRLSGEIEVALKAFYSDKTNWQRMLKNELLDADLTQCKREAKAHLPAELKQYVLDDDEIWDLEFPSLDTPSKVKSIRLEKQPILEGVLTGIKGQYLILDNINVINIRNHAGYFVRFCF; encoded by the coding sequence ATGGACAATCAACTTAGCGGAAACCTATTTAAAATGCCAGCAACGTTTGGCAATCCAATAACTTACAGACTTCACCTTGGCGAAGATGAGCTTGTTCTGAATGACCTTTTAGGGAAGAAACTGTCGATTGAGTTTGGAGGTCGAATCAATTGCGTTGCCTGCGGAAGAGCAACGAAAAAGGCGTTCGGTCAAGGATTCTGCTACCCTTGCTTTTCAACTGCGCCTGAAAATGCTGAATGTATTTTGCGACCAGAACTTTGCGAAGGTCATTTAGGAAAAGGCCGTGACCCCGAATGGGAATTACAGCACCACGTTCAACCGCATTACGTTTATCTGGCGTTGAGCAGTGGATTGAAAGTGGGCATTACGCGAGAAACCCAAATTCCAACCCGTTGGATTGATCAAGGAGCTTCATCGGCCATCATTCTTGCCAAGGTTCCACATCGAAGATTATCCGGAGAGATTGAGGTTGCTTTGAAAGCGTTTTACAGCGACAAAACGAACTGGCAACGCATGCTTAAGAACGAACTCCTGGATGCTGACCTCACCCAATGTAAACGAGAAGCCAAAGCGCATCTTCCCGCTGAATTGAAGCAATACGTTTTGGATGATGACGAAATCTGGGATTTGGAATTCCCATCGTTAGATACGCCTTCGAAGGTCAAAAGCATCCGCTTAGAGAAACAACCCATTTTAGAAGGCGTCCTTACGGGAATAAAAGGGCAATACCTGATATTGGACAATATCAATGTCATCAACATCCGTAATCACGCTGGCTACTTCGTCCGTTTCTGTTTCTAA